A region from the Triticum aestivum cultivar Chinese Spring chromosome 3D, IWGSC CS RefSeq v2.1, whole genome shotgun sequence genome encodes:
- the LOC123080392 gene encoding RNA polymerase II subunit 5-mediating protein homolog, translating into MATARKGTATPLASAFSPEETRRAVSRVAQAIADRRADLARVQGFFADNAALVNLVQRLPDELSHQIMVPFGGAAFFPGSLIHTNELLVLLGDGYYADRSAKQTTEILHRRGMELEAQMEAIKATISDLEAEAKFFESTAAEASEGLVEIREEYDEEDTEILSSKTEASSSSGGISDEEHARMMARFDELEMLEKEAGSTSEDEGDDDDDEDEDAETSEDGEENGDTLSYGNEHDNVSFGASVSGSGGNDQRQGNGQLKSALKKLGEKEALQGSSLAPSGSTSITNSEVQASLRKAVSFKDENGQIVSSSRYSSGPKVSSSRDRKILPGGQKAFTGSIVEHDEGLSAIEQPRSNDSEKAASSASSSRPMSRFKMQKGGR; encoded by the exons ATGGCTACAGCGAGGAAGGGGACAGCGACGCCGCTGGCCTCCGCGTTCTCGCCGGAGGAGACGAGGAGGGCCGTGTCCCGCGTGGCCCAGGCCATCGCCGACCGTCGCGCCGACCTCGCGCGCGTCCAGGGCTTCTTCGCTGACAATGCCGCCCTCGTCAACCTCGTCCAGCGCCTCCCTGACGAGCTCTCCCACCAAATCATG GTCCCCTTTGGGGGCGCCGCCTTTTTCCCGGGAAGTTTGATCCACACCAATGAGCTCCTG GTGCTTCTTGGGGATGGGTACTACGCGGATAGGTCAGCGAAGCAGACGACCGAGATACTGCACAGGAGAGGGATGGAGTTAGAGGCTCAAATGGAGGCCATCAAGGCAACCATCTCCGACCTCGAGGCTGAGGCCAAGTTCTTCGAGTCCACCGCTGCCGAGGCTTCG GAGGGTCTTGTTGAAATAAGGGAAGAATATGATGAAGAAGACACAGAAATACTTTCATCAAAAACAG AGGCTTCAAGTTCTTCTGGGGGCATATCAGATGAGGAACATGCTCGGATGATGGCTAGGTTTGATGAGCTTGAAATGTTAGAAAAGGAAGCTGGAAGTACTTCCGAAGATGAaggtgacgacgacgacgatgaagatgaagatgctgaaACAAGTGAGGATGGTGAGGAAAACGGGGACACATTAAGTTACGGCAATGAGCATGACAATGTTAGTTTTGGTGCCTCAGTTTCTGGAAGTGGTGGTAACGACCAGCGTCAAGGAAATGGCCAG CTGAAGAGTGCACTAAAGAAGCTAGGAGAAAAGGAAGCATTGCAAGGTTCTTCTCTTGCGCCATCAGGCAGTACCTCC ATAACAAACTCTGAAGTTCAGGCTTCACTTAGAAAAG CTGTTTCTTTTAAAGATGAGAACGGGCAAATAGTTAGTTCATCAAGGTACTCTTCAGGACCCAAG GTTTCTTCATCTCGCGATCGGAAGATACTACCAGGTGGACAAAAG GCTTTCACGGGATCTATTGTTGAACACGATGAAGGTCTCTCAGCGATCGAACAACCAAGGAGTAATGATAGTGAGAAA GCTGCtagttctgcttcttcttcaaggCCTATGTCTAGATTCAAGATGCAGAAGGGAGGGCGTTGA